A window of Pectobacterium carotovorum genomic DNA:
TTTATATTCCAGCGTCGATATACCCTAAATAATTCGAGTTGCAGGAAGGCGGCAACGCAGTGACAAATCGGTTAGAGACCGATTTGAACAGCGCTAACGCTGGCCCGAAGGGTGGACCTCATTTATGAGGTCCATTAATCCCTGGGAGCTTACTCCAGTAAATGACCGGGGTGAGCGAGGACAAATTGGCTTAGCCAATTTGAACGCCGCTTGCGGCAGCCCATCAGGGCGAGGCTCAGCGATGAGCCGTGTATTGCCAACGCACGTGCAGCTTGAAGTATGGCGGGTATATTTGGCTATACGTCATGCGGTGTGTAAACTAGCGCTTTCGTTTATCACACTACCCTGCGTAAGTTTAAGCACGTAATCTGGAATATACCGTGAGCAGCATTAAATTAATTGTCGGCCTGGCTAATCCTGGCGCGGAATATGCCGCCACTCGTCATAATGCGGGTGCCTGGTTTGTCGATCGTCTGGCGGACGCTTACCGTCAGCCGCTGAAAGAAGAAAGCAAATTTTTTGGTTACACTTCCCGCCTGAATCTGGCTGGGCAAGATGTACGCCTGCTGGTTCCCACCACGTTCATGAACCTGAGCGGCAAAGCCGTCGCGGCAATGGCCACCTTCTACCGCATCCAGCCTGATGAAATTCTGGTTGCCCACGATGAGCTGGATTTATTACCGGGAATTGCCAAACTTAAGTTAGGCGGCGGACACGGCGGCCATAACGGTCTGAAAGACATCATCAGTAAATTGGGCAACAACCCGAACTTCCATCGTTTACGCATTGGTATCGGTCATCCGGGTGATAAAAGCAAAGTGATCGGTTTTGTGCTGGGAAAACCGCCGATGAGCGAGCAGACGCTGATCGACGATGCCATTGACGAAGCCGTACGCTGCACAGAAATCCTGATGAAAGAAGACATGATCAAAGCGATGAACCGCTTGCATGCCTTCAAAGCGGCATAATCTGGTCAGAATGCGGATGGCAGATCGAGATAAATCGCCATTCCGTGTATAATCGGCCGAAATATTTCCATTCTGACAGGCAAGAGATAGTAATTGCCTGATTAATAAGTTATTTAAGGTGATATAAACATGGGATTCAAATGCGGTATCGTTGGGCTGCCTAACGTCGGTAAATCCACTCTGTTCAATGCGTTGACCAAAGCCGGCATCGAAGCGGCCAACTTCCCGTTTTGTACCATCGAGCCGAACACTGGCGTCGTGCCAATGCCCGATCCACGTCTGGACAAGCTGGCTGAAATCGTTAAGCCACAGCGTATCCTTCCCACCACCATGGAATTTGTTGATATCGCGGGTCTGGTAAAAGGCGCATCCAAAGGTGAAGGTTTGGGTAACCAGTTCCTGACCAACATTCGTGAAACGGAAGCCATCGGCCACGTTGTACGCTGCTTCGAAAACGACAACATCATTCACGTAAACAACAAAGTTGATCCAGCTGATGACATCGAAGTCATCAACACTGAATTAGCACTGTCTGACCTCGACACCTGCGAACGCGCCATTCATCGCGTGCAGAAGAGAGCCAAAGGCGGCGATAAAGACGCTAAAGCTGAGCTGGCCGCGCTGGAGAAATGTTTACCTCAGTTGGAAAACGCTGGCATGCTGCGCTCGCTGGATTTAAGCGATGAAGATAAAGCAGCCATTCGCTACCTGAGCTTCCTGACGCTAAAACCAACGATGTACATCGCCAACGTCAACGAAGACGGTTTCGAAAACAATCCATACCTCGATAAAGTGCGTGAAATCGCCGCCGCTGAAGGTTCTGTCGTTGTGGCCGTCTGCGCCGCCGTTGAATCAGATATTGCCGAACTGGATGATGCAGACCGTGAAGAATTCATGGCTGAGTTAGGTTTAGAAGAACCAGGCCTGAACCGCGTGATCCGCGCGGGCTATGAACTGCTGAATCTGCAAACTTACTTCACCGCTGGCGTGAAAGAAGTTCGTGCATGGACAATCCCTGTCGGCGCCACTGCCCCGCAGGCAGCTGGTAAGATTCACACCGACTTCGAAAAAGGCTTCATCCGCGCGCAGACTATCGCCTATGAAGACTTCATCACCTACAAAGGTGAACAAGGCGCGAAAGAAGCCGGAAAAATGCGTTCAGAAGGCAAGGAATACATCGTTAAAGATGGCGATGTGATGAACTTCCTGTTCAACGTCTAAATAGCTTCTGTTGTCTCATGAGTTTTCATTGAGTCTCATGGCAACGATTATATCCTATAAAATCCACGCAATCGCGTGGATTTTTCTTTTCATAACGTCTCGTCCCCTCTCGAAAGCTCATCTGTATCACAAACAACCTGAACGTAGATCAAACGATTTCCGTTGGTTAAGAATCATTACAATCAGATTGTTGACCCGATTGTTAAAGATCATATCGTTGAGAGCATTAAATCATTCGATCCTCTGGGCGTGAATTTGTCTTAGCCACGACATAAAATCTCCAGAGCAGATGGGGAAAAATGAAGCCTTTAATCAGATAGATTCATCAGTGACCAACTGATTATAAAATTAAAAACAGCCACATCGGCTTCCATCCTTCGATTCACTCTTGAGAGATATAATGCGCGAATTGCTGACTCCATTTATGCGTGACAAATTTCTTCACGCTCTCGTTGTGCTGGGGATCGTACTCAGTTTCTTTGCTGTATTTAAAACAGATGAACTTACCGCTTCCGTTGACTGGAAAACTATTCTGACGTTGACAACATTACTGATGCTCACCAAAGGGATTGAGCTCAGTGGGTATTTTGACAAACTGGGTTCGAAGTTGGTGAGTAAGTTTAGAACACAGAAAACATTGGCATTATTTATCGTGACGCTGGCAGCGTTACTATCCACGTTTCTCACCAATGATGTTGCTTTGTTCATTACGGTG
This region includes:
- the pth gene encoding aminoacyl-tRNA hydrolase — its product is MSSIKLIVGLANPGAEYAATRHNAGAWFVDRLADAYRQPLKEESKFFGYTSRLNLAGQDVRLLVPTTFMNLSGKAVAAMATFYRIQPDEILVAHDELDLLPGIAKLKLGGGHGGHNGLKDIISKLGNNPNFHRLRIGIGHPGDKSKVIGFVLGKPPMSEQTLIDDAIDEAVRCTEILMKEDMIKAMNRLHAFKAA
- the ychF gene encoding redox-regulated ATPase YchF, whose translation is MGFKCGIVGLPNVGKSTLFNALTKAGIEAANFPFCTIEPNTGVVPMPDPRLDKLAEIVKPQRILPTTMEFVDIAGLVKGASKGEGLGNQFLTNIRETEAIGHVVRCFENDNIIHVNNKVDPADDIEVINTELALSDLDTCERAIHRVQKRAKGGDKDAKAELAALEKCLPQLENAGMLRSLDLSDEDKAAIRYLSFLTLKPTMYIANVNEDGFENNPYLDKVREIAAAEGSVVVAVCAAVESDIAELDDADREEFMAELGLEEPGLNRVIRAGYELLNLQTYFTAGVKEVRAWTIPVGATAPQAAGKIHTDFEKGFIRAQTIAYEDFITYKGEQGAKEAGKMRSEGKEYIVKDGDVMNFLFNV